From the genome of Devriesea agamarum, one region includes:
- the fusA gene encoding elongation factor G, with translation MALAVLKDLKKVRNIGIMAHIDAGKTTTTERILFYTGVNYKIGETHDGASTMDWMEQEQERGITITSAATTCYWNDNQINIIDTPGHVDFTVEVERSLRVLDGAVAVFDGKEGVEPQSETVWRQADKYNVPRICFVNKMDKLGADFFFTVRTIIDRLGAKPIVMQVPIGAENDFTGVIDLVEMKAYTWPEKFPEDNPKFNAKKGDDTKGQLEVVVEIPEDLRDVVDEYRAKLVEDVAESSEELMEKYLEEGDLSIEDIKAGIRELTITSQAYPVFCGSAFKNKGVQPMLDAVIDYLPSPLDVPAMVGHKPSDEDVEITRTPSVEEPFSALAFKVATHPFFGSLTYVRVYSGHVESGAQVLNATTGKKERIGKLFQMHSNKENPVEEAFAGHIYAFIGLKDTTTGDTLCDINNPVRLESMSFPEPVISVAIEPKTKGDQEKLSMAIQKLAKEDPTFQVQLDEESGQTVIRGMGELHLDILVDRMRREFKVEANIGKPQVAYRETIRRTVEKYEYTHKKQTGGSGQFGKVQVTFAPLTDAEEGVFYEFENLVTGGRIPREYIPSVDAGIKDALQNGVLAGYPVVGIKASLIDGAYHDVDSSEMAFKIAGSMCAKEALKKANPVLLEPLMDVEVRTPEEYMGDVIGDLNSRRGQVQSMEDASGVKIVRALVPLSEMFGYVGDLRSKTQGRAMYTMQFHSYAEVPRNISEEIVAKTRGE, from the coding sequence GTGGCACTCGCAGTGCTCAAGGACCTTAAGAAGGTCCGCAACATCGGCATCATGGCGCACATTGATGCCGGCAAAACCACCACCACCGAGCGCATCCTGTTCTACACCGGTGTTAACTACAAGATCGGTGAGACCCACGACGGCGCGTCGACCATGGACTGGATGGAACAGGAACAGGAACGCGGCATCACGATTACGTCCGCCGCGACCACCTGTTACTGGAACGATAACCAGATCAACATTATCGACACCCCTGGTCACGTGGACTTCACGGTCGAGGTGGAGCGTTCGCTGCGCGTGCTCGACGGTGCCGTTGCAGTCTTCGACGGTAAAGAGGGTGTTGAGCCCCAGTCGGAGACAGTGTGGCGGCAGGCCGACAAGTACAACGTGCCGCGTATCTGCTTCGTCAACAAGATGGACAAACTGGGGGCGGACTTCTTCTTCACCGTCCGCACCATCATCGATCGCCTCGGCGCTAAGCCCATCGTGATGCAGGTGCCGATCGGTGCCGAAAACGACTTCACCGGCGTGATCGACCTCGTCGAAATGAAGGCGTACACCTGGCCGGAGAAGTTCCCCGAGGACAACCCGAAGTTCAACGCCAAGAAGGGCGATGACACCAAGGGCCAGCTCGAGGTCGTCGTCGAGATCCCCGAGGATCTGCGCGACGTGGTCGATGAGTACCGCGCCAAGCTGGTTGAGGATGTCGCCGAGTCCTCCGAAGAGCTGATGGAGAAGTACCTCGAAGAGGGCGATCTCAGCATCGAGGACATCAAGGCCGGCATCCGCGAGCTGACCATCACCTCGCAGGCATACCCGGTGTTCTGCGGTTCAGCGTTCAAGAACAAGGGCGTGCAGCCCATGCTCGACGCTGTGATCGATTACCTTCCCTCGCCGCTGGATGTTCCGGCAATGGTCGGCCACAAGCCGAGCGACGAAGATGTAGAGATCACCCGCACCCCGTCGGTTGAGGAGCCCTTCAGCGCTCTCGCGTTCAAGGTAGCGACCCACCCGTTCTTCGGTTCACTCACCTATGTGCGTGTGTACTCCGGTCACGTCGAGTCTGGCGCTCAGGTGCTGAACGCGACCACCGGTAAGAAAGAGCGCATCGGCAAGCTGTTCCAGATGCACTCCAACAAGGAGAACCCGGTGGAGGAGGCCTTTGCAGGCCACATTTACGCCTTCATCGGCCTGAAGGACACCACCACGGGCGACACCCTGTGCGATATCAACAACCCGGTGCGTCTGGAATCCATGAGCTTCCCCGAGCCCGTCATCTCGGTGGCCATCGAGCCCAAGACGAAGGGCGACCAGGAGAAGCTGTCCATGGCGATCCAGAAGCTCGCCAAGGAAGACCCGACCTTCCAGGTGCAGCTGGATGAGGAAAGCGGCCAGACCGTTATCCGCGGTATGGGCGAGCTTCACCTCGACATCCTCGTGGACCGTATGCGTCGCGAGTTCAAAGTTGAGGCGAACATCGGTAAGCCCCAGGTGGCCTACCGTGAAACCATCCGCCGCACGGTGGAAAAGTACGAGTACACCCACAAGAAGCAGACCGGTGGTTCCGGCCAGTTCGGTAAGGTGCAGGTCACCTTCGCCCCGCTGACCGACGCCGAAGAGGGTGTGTTCTACGAGTTCGAGAACCTGGTCACCGGTGGCCGCATTCCGCGCGAGTACATTCCGAGCGTGGACGCGGGCATTAAGGACGCCCTGCAAAATGGTGTTCTTGCCGGTTACCCGGTGGTGGGCATCAAGGCGTCGCTGATTGACGGTGCCTACCACGACGTTGACTCCTCCGAAATGGCGTTTAAGATCGCCGGCTCGATGTGTGCCAAAGAGGCCCTGAAGAAGGCTAATCCGGTTCTGCTGGAGCCCCTGATGGACGTCGAGGTGCGCACCCCGGAGGAGTACATGGGAGATGTCATCGGCGACCTGAACTCGCGACGCGGGCAGGTGCAGTCGATGGAGGACGCGAGCGGGGTCAAGATCGTCCGTGCTCTCGTCCCGCTGTCGGAGATGTTCGGGTACGTCGGTGACCTTCGGTCTAAGACCCAGGGTCGCGCGATGTACACGATGCAGTTCCACAGCTACGCGGAGGTCCCGAGGAACATTTCCGAGGAGATCGTCGCGAAGACCCGGGGCGAGTAA
- the rpsL gene encoding 30S ribosomal protein S12 — translation MPTIQQLVRKGRQDKSAKSKTPALKGSPQRRGVCTRVYTTTPKKPNSALRKIARVRLSSGIEVTAYIPGVGHNLQEHSIVLVRGGRVKDLPGVRYKIIRGSLDTQGVKGRQQARSRYGAKKEKK, via the coding sequence GTGCCCACAATCCAGCAGTTGGTGCGCAAGGGCCGGCAGGATAAGTCTGCCAAGTCCAAGACGCCCGCGCTGAAGGGAAGCCCCCAGCGCCGCGGCGTGTGCACGCGCGTCTACACCACCACCCCGAAGAAGCCGAACTCGGCGCTGCGCAAGATCGCGCGTGTTCGCCTGTCCTCCGGCATTGAGGTGACCGCCTACATTCCGGGCGTCGGCCACAACCTCCAGGAGCACTCGATCGTGCTCGTGCGCGGTGGCCGTGTGAAGGACCTCCCCGGTGTTCGCTACAAGATCATCCGTGGCTCCCTCGATACCCAGGGTGTGAAGGGCCGCCAGCAGGCGCGCTCTCGCTACGGCGCAAAGAAGGAGAAGAAGTAA
- the rpsG gene encoding 30S ribosomal protein S7, with protein MPRKGSAPKRQLVVDPVYGSPLVTQLINKVLLDGKKTIAEGIVYEALEGCREKNGQDPVVTLKKAMDNIRPTLEVRSRRVGGATYQVPVEVRAGRATTLALRWLVTYARARREHTMTERLMNEILDASNGLGAAVKRREDTHKMAESNRAFAHYRW; from the coding sequence ATGCCTCGTAAGGGTTCTGCTCCCAAGCGCCAGCTCGTGGTCGATCCGGTGTACGGTTCGCCTCTGGTCACCCAGCTCATCAACAAGGTTTTGCTCGACGGCAAGAAGACCATCGCCGAAGGCATCGTCTACGAAGCCCTCGAAGGTTGCCGCGAGAAGAACGGCCAGGATCCGGTCGTCACCCTCAAGAAGGCTATGGACAACATCCGTCCGACCCTTGAGGTTCGCTCCCGCCGCGTCGGCGGCGCAACCTACCAGGTGCCAGTCGAGGTGCGCGCAGGCCGTGCAACCACCCTCGCGCTGCGCTGGTTGGTTACCTACGCCCGCGCCCGCCGCGAGCACACCATGACTGAACGCCTGATGAACGAGATTCTCGACGCCTCCAACGGCCTCGGGGCCGCCGTCAAGCGTCGCGAGGACACCCACAAGATGGCGGAGTCCAACCGGGCATTTGCCCACTACCGCTGGTGA